GTGTTCAGGCTTGCGGGAGTGGCAGGagaggatgtggatgagGACTTGCCTATCGAACGGTCGGTGGGAACATCTTCCgccaaagaaaaagggATGGGATTGTCGAGGACGTCTACGAGAGAGTTGGCGTTCCCGGCTGACCATCCTCATATCCACTCTGCGTCATTGGAACAAGGAAAGGACGAAATAGGGAGCGAAATAGCAGAGaagtggaaagagaaggacATGTCACAGTCTGGCGGCTCGAGGCCTCTGTCGAGAATCACTTCTAGGACGTCGTCCAGTCATCAAGGGCCGTATCATCAAGAAGGGTTCGAGTCCGAGTCGGAAGACGTTGAAGCACCTTTCTTTGGAAGAAGTAGTGGTGGGACAAGTAGTGGCGGACAGGAGAGTCAACTCAGTTTGCTTGGGAGTCATCCACGGATTATGGCGTCGTCAACTATCCCAGCTCCAGCAGAGCAGCAGGTCATTCCAAACCAAATTGAGGAGATTACTATGCGTCCAGGGACCGAGTACAGAATATCCGTCCTTCATCGTCCTGCTTCTCTCGACCCTTCAACTCCACCTGATATCGCTGGCGCCTTGAGAAAATCATCATTCAAGATTTACCTTGACGCCatcccttcctctcttcGCTCATCTCACGCGACCCACACCTCTACTCGTCGGACCATCTCGGCCAGAGTGTCTTCCTGTACTTCTCTTATTCGACTAGTATCGGGGAACGTAGTGGATTTTGGTCAGGTAACAGTTGGCGCAAGCAAGTTGACGACGATCAAGATTGAGAATTTGAGCGAGCTTTCGGCAAAGGTGGAGATTGCTGCGATGAGCAAGGTGTTGAGTGCGAATAAGAATGTGATTGTGATACCGCCCAAGGAAGTAGTagaggaaaagatggagTTTTTCCCGAGGAGGATAAACGAAAAATATGAGAAGCAAATCTTCATAAGAAATCTTCTAAACCGCGCAAATGGTGAGTGTGTAAATTGTAGACTAAGCCGGTTCTATGACTAATCTCTATTTTTAAGATCAACTGGTAGAAATCAAGTCTCGTAACGTTGACGTGTATAACCTTACTCTCCATTCACATTTATACCGAATCCTCACTCCCTCTGGGTCCAATTTCGTCGATTTTGGCTCTGTTGTCATCAACTCTCCAACGGTTCGTATCATCAACATTGAAAACCTCTCTCGAGCACCTCTAGTTCTTGACCTTTCCGCTTCTCAACCGGAAGATATTGAGCTCTTTGTCAAAATTGAAGACTCCTCGGCTGCGAAAGCTTTGACTGCAGGCAAATACGCGGAAGAAACTCAGCCGTCACCTCACGGAGGTGAGAGACAAAGCGGTAACGGAGAATTAAAAGAGAGATTCATGGAAGAGTTAAATGAAAAAAGTTCAAATGCAGGGAGTATAAGATcaaagaagggaagggagaagaaCAGTATTCGAGCTAAGGAAGAGAACGAAGACAATGGGGGCAAGAAAGGAAATATTGCTGCAAGTGTGGCTATTGCATTGAAGAAGGGTAGTAGAGGAAAACCTGTTCAAGTGAGTCCTCTTTTCATACTTGACCCGCCAACTAAGCTAACGTCCATAACAGTTGTATGGCAACTCGGTTGTCTTCAAGGATCGAAGTCTCCTGGAACCCCACGAATACCTTGATTTGGCTTCTGGTCCACCTGTTGCTGCCCATCGATTTTCCCCCCATTCGAAGCTCACCCAACTTCTTGAGTCTATTGAGCTTGAAGACAAGTCCAAACTCTCCGGGCAGCATCCTAAAGTACCCAAATTGGACTTTGCGGCAGGTGCAAAAGCAACTGGCGCGGTAGGTaaagagggaaagaagaggaaacAAGTTCAGGCTCACTCGCACCACCATACTCATCACCATGGTCATCCCTCTCAAGCAAGGACAGCTCCAGGTACAGGTCAACACACGCCTAAAACCCCCGATAAGAGTAAACCACATCTTGGATCTTTGGCACTTATCAATAAGCTTTTGCCTCAAGTCAAAGCTAGTGGTCTTAAGTCACCTGCGTTGACCGCCAAGCGTGTTGAACCCCAACTTGAGAACCCACCGGCAGCGCCTACAGACCCGTCCAAGATGACCCCTGATCAGCTGTTGCTTGCAATAGAACAACATGATGCGAAGAAATCTTCGATGACTCACACGACCctagaagaagaagaggcatTTGTGCGACGGACGATTGCCTTGAGAAAGGAGCTGCAGAATCTCATCGCGACTAACCGGCTTGTACCTGCTCGAACGCTGAGGGTTACTCCTGGCGCGTCGAGATCTTTGATAGTCATCATGACTCCCAACTCTTCCATCCGACCCCATATTTCCACCCGCGCAAAGCGTGCAGACTCTAGGATTTTTATCAAGCTCTTAGAGTTCGATAGGTCGCTACTGAACGCTGCCAGATCGATTCCCGGCAGCATTACCGGACCGGGGTCAAGGAAGAGGCTGGGAGAAGATCAGAATATGGAAGTATCTGAGGGGGCGGAACTGCCTATCAGGGATCTAATCATTAGAAGTTCATGTGTACGGAGTGTGCTTGAAGTGCAACAGAGTTCGATCAATTTTGGTGCGTGTGACAAGGGTGAAGTCAAGAGCAAGACTATCGTAATCCACGTgagtttcttttccctcgACAAGCATGAGTGCTCACTGATGAGTTCCTCAGAATAAATCGGATTGTATCGGTCTTTTCCGCCTTCGCACTTCCGGATCTATAGCTTCTGGTGATCTCAAACTTGGGCTTGGCCGTTATGGTGTTATATCCGCTTTCGGCCGCAAGCAGTTTGACAATTTCTCATTCACGCCTTCTCTGGTTGGAAACTATCAAGAGACTATTACTATTGAGAATGTTCTTGATAGCTGGAACGATCAGCCGCTTGCCGTCAAAGCTACCGTGCGAAAGGTTCCTACTTTCAAAGTAGACCCACTGAGCTTGGACTTTGGAGTAGTTGAGAAGTCCGCCAGGAAACCAGAGACAAAAGGGTTCGTCATCACCAATGTCTCCAAGCATGAACGCACATTTGTTATCTCTCTACAAGATCTTGCACCCAACAGTTTTGCCAAGATTCACCTTACCCAAGACGAAAAGGATGCTGGAACAGCCCTTTCCAaggttgaggaagaagagcttgaGGCTTTGCTTCAAAAGTTGAAGATTGCGAGAAGGAAGGGTAAAATGGATAAGATTACCAAGTATGAAACGAGGTTGCTGGAGTTAGGTGTGCCCAAACCGCAGCTGGATGCTGGGACTGAAGGTGATATTAGTAAGGACGGCCAAGAGGAGGAAAATAGTGCTTCGGTAGCGGGTAAAGTCGTTGCCGAAATTGCTTTCTCAGTTCTTACGACTCTCAAGGATACTAAGGCCGACCTTCCAAAGGAATGTGTCACAAAGCTCAACCTCACACTCGCCCCGAAACAGAAGAGCAACATCCTTGTCGACCTTCTCCCTCGGAATCCGTCCATGTCAGCAGAGGATAAACAGAAAGACGAGGATTTTGTCGATGTAAGCGCCTCGATAATGGTTCACGATAGAAAAAACGCGGACGAGACTGTGGGCGTCAGTGTGATGGCTAGTCGAATGGCGAAGCCGGCCAGATCTCGGACCGTGGAAACTTCCAACTCATCAGAGCAGGAGGATATGGATGGCCATGTGACTCCATCGGCAACATCATCAGGTAAGTTTATGCTGATCCGCAAATTCTGCTTTACAAGGTCTCGCGCTAACCTGTATCTGGCTGTAGAGCCTACAGATCTTGCACTTATGCGGCATTGTCTACAACTCACTCTCAACTGTGAAGTCTCACCCACCGCGTTCTGCGTCGGCTCCACATTGTTCCTACCCTTATCTTCTTCCTACTATCCATCTCTCAAATCCTACTTCGATGCTTTCCCTCAGTCCATCGTGGGTGAACCTAAGGGTTTGATCCTGGCGGATGGATGGTCACGACAAATTCCCGGTAATACCCACGCAGAGGCGAATGCTCTGACAAACTTCAGGATCAAGTATGCTGATATACTAAGCGATGGTAAtggtgaggatgatggtgaCGATCGCGGTGGCAGCGTCGGTGAAGGCCAACGCGAAGGCGAAGGCTACGAGCAAGGGAAGGGCAGCGAAGGAAAGGAAGCTAAGGTTAAGGGCGAAATGCTGGCACGGGGAGAATGCGGATTAACCACACCCTCAAAAGAAGTTATCCAACTACCACCGATAGAGATGGTGTTGAAGGATGCGGTCTGCTACGCGACACTGGAGCCTTGTTCATACAGGACATCCGGAGGGCCGAGCTGTGCTTTGGAACTTGTAAGAGCAGGAGTGAGGGCTGTATATTTGGTAAGTCTTTCTAGTTCTTTCCCCTGTCTTTGGCGAGGCTGACCGGCCGTTTGTTTTATGCACGCAGGGCGTAGAAGAGCCGCCAGATTTTGTGGAATGTGAAGGTGTCAGGATATTACAAGACGGTGGTGTACGAGTAGTGCGGGCAGTGGGccttgaagaagattgtcTGAAGGCTGCCCGAAGAGGAAGGACTTAATCCTGTGTCCTGTGCCATAGAGTATATTCATATATGTTTAGGGGTAAACGGGCCATCTGGAAGATATGACGAGAGGAGCGAGGTGTACTTGTTCTTTTTTGACTGTTGACTGACTGTCAGTCTTTTCAGTTGTTGTGTCAACGATAAACATTTTCATCCACTTCTCCCTTTTCATCATATTCGAGTATCATAGCGATGTGCATGCATGTCAGCCATTCACATCGCCATCACTCCACCAATATGCTTTAAAGAAAGGAAACGTAAAAATGCTGCATGAAAAGGCCAAAAGCTAAGAATTACAAGTGATCATACAGTTGTCATAAAGCTCTATTCCCCACCAATGGGGCCAAATAAACTCCACCGACCTCTCTCTCATTCTTACTTTCTCAACAACTGAGCGCCGCCGGCTTTCTTTATCATCCGCTTAATCTCGCCTTCGCTCTTTTGCCAAACGTTCAGCTTGCGATCCCTCGCCATCTTTTCAGTGTCGTCTCCGTACTTATCAACGAGCTGCTGAAGCCACGTTCGTTCAGACATGGAGGAATGCCTCTTCACAGGGGCAGCGCTCGCGGCAAGCTCCTCAAGCCCTTCAAAAATAAAGTGTATCAGCCAAAATCTCTTTGGGACGGAACGAGGTCAATCTGGAAAGACGCACTCTTGACGACCTCGGTCTTCGCTTCTACAGGCCCCATCTTTTTTTCCTCGTCGACTTCTATTTGctcctcctgctcctgctcatcttcatcgatgATAATATCAATTACattcccttcttcatccctAATAATTCGACCAAACCCAACCTTGACATTCTCAGCTTCAATCTCGGCTGGTACTTCTGGGAGCTTGACACGCTGAGATCGAGAGGTAGAAGGACCCTTGGGGACGGGGATAGATGGGAGAAGACCGAGAGCGGCGTAGCTGTGCAGGTTAAGATGATAAGCAGTATTATGGAGGGAGGCTTGACGGGAATAGAGAAGACTTACTTTTGGAAGACggtcttcttcttgtcccACTTTTCTTGCAACACCTCGGGACCCTTGAGAGGAGGTGCCTTCCTGAGCTTCTGGTGcatccttctctttgcGTTCAGGCTGGGTTTGTGAGACCTAGAGGACTTTGCCTTATTTCTCTGCCGCGGGTTGGCCATGGTGAATAGTGTATACTTATGCGAGCTTTTACTCTTCGAAAATAAAAACAAAAAAGTTGTCGTTTTGCTGTTCGTACTCATATAGAAAATTCAGTAATGATGGAAAAAGCTTTTTCTGTCAAATTACGTAACAGATATTGGGACGTCAAACAGCTCGTTGTCTCCAAATCCGCTCCCATCATTCATTCCCTCGCTTTCCTCAATCTCATCCATCTCAGCATCCATATATACTATACCCTTGCTCAAATCCTTTACGCCTCAACAAATTAGACTTGAACACAGACAAGATGGGTGGTGAAGGTCAGTCCCAATGTGGCAAAGACTGCTGAAAGCGGAAAATGCGGAGAGCTGACTATCATCGCCCCTGGTCTCGCTCTGGCTGACATCTCGTGACCGATCCTCTTAACACTCGCTTCCTGACATCCTCAACAAACAGGCTGGCTTTTCCTCTTTGCGGTCCTTATGGCCGCTGTGCTTTTGTTCACCATGGTGTTCTTTGTGAGTGTTTCACTTTTGGCTTGTGACATCATTGTAATTCCGCTAACATCAATCTTGCGTCGCTCATGTGCAGATCATCATGTTCTCCGACCTTGAGTGCGGTAAGTCGATGAATTAAGGTGGATTGATAGCAGACTCGGCTTTACTACGTTGCTAGGG
This DNA window, taken from Cryptococcus gattii WM276 chromosome C, complete sequence, encodes the following:
- a CDS encoding uncharacterized protein (Similar to TIGR gene model, INSD accession AAW42091.1) → MPNISESIESVVEGVKGLVNMAEGYLAPASDEGEEASVPPPRPQSQPLHIPSTHRNTTSKFALPQQSQLVQTIDVPSGWIHLQAAYLDGDGGQRQVRPFGLRNLTEEEVEVEVESDLKQLLFWASDDDKSIPSSASSTSSLSTNAGLPSLQLTIPASSTVALFLAFQPTVSLPHSPLSPLSPTGTVDDGGYTPRVKPILSRTNSSELSPVGLSVSDSAESSQSLQSISGSIRGAHVAKRQEPIHRAFSVHGSVFIRAITTTSHQSIALPFFATVCRSVFTAGPIEPVSGLVTGSQQSSGDLVIDFGSENVMGKKYHRDILLVNRSEIELVWTTHVVSAPHKDSVWFELRDLDSENVFGVDHSSQPVPLPALSSRHLRLSLRSKAPFNDFEFSFLLSNSNQSGNIVTCKAIGSILPTTADESLKILSGPTLDFGEVTDKVWARQTINVRNMGDRALDVRFGKSEGVEVVFRLAGVAGEDVDEDLPIERSVGTSSAKEKGMGLSRTSTRELAFPADHPHIHSASLEQGKDEIGSEIAEKWKEKDMSQSGGSRPLSRITSRTSSSHQGPYHQEGFESESEDVEAPFFGRSSGGTSSGGQESQLSLLGSHPRIMASSTIPAPAEQQVIPNQIEEITMRPGTEYRISVLHRPASLDPSTPPDIAGALRKSSFKIYLDAIPSSLRSSHATHTSTRRTISARVSSCTSLIRLVSGNVVDFGQVTVGASKLTTIKIENLSELSAKVEIAAMSKVLSANKNVIVIPPKEVVEEKMEFFPRRINEKYEKQIFIRNLLNRANDQLVEIKSRNVDVYNLTLHSHLYRILTPSGSNFVDFGSVVINSPTVRIINIENLSRAPLVLDLSASQPEDIELFVKIEDSSAAKALTAGKYAEETQPSPHGGERQSGNGELKERFMEELNEKSSNAGSIRSKKGREKNSIRAKEENEDNGGKKGNIAASVAIALKKGSRGKPVQLYGNSVVFKDRSLLEPHEYLDLASGPPVAAHRFSPHSKLTQLLESIELEDKSKLSGQHPKVPKLDFAAGAKATGAVGKEGKKRKQVQAHSHHHTHHHGHPSQARTAPGTGQHTPKTPDKSKPHLGSLALINKLLPQVKASGLKSPALTAKRVEPQLENPPAAPTDPSKMTPDQLLLAIEQHDAKKSSMTHTTLEEEEAFVRRTIALRKELQNLIATNRLVPARTLRVTPGASRSLIVIMTPNSSIRPHISTRAKRADSRIFIKLLEFDRSLLNAARSIPGSITGPGSRKRLGEDQNMEVSEGAELPIRDLIIRSSCVRSVLEVQQSSINFGACDKGEVKSKTIVIHNKSDCIGLFRLRTSGSIASGDLKLGLGRYGVISAFGRKQFDNFSFTPSLVGNYQETITIENVLDSWNDQPLAVKATVRKVPTFKVDPLSLDFGVVEKSARKPETKGFVITNVSKHERTFVISLQDLAPNSFAKIHLTQDEKDAGTALSKVEEEELEALLQKLKIARRKGKMDKITKYETRLLELGVPKPQLDAGTEGDISKDGQEEENSASVAGKVVAEIAFSVLTTLKDTKADLPKECVTKLNLTLAPKQKSNILVDLLPRNPSMSAEDKQKDEDFVDVSASIMVHDRKNADETVGVSVMASRMAKPARSRTVETSNSSEQEDMDGHVTPSATSSVSPTAFCVGSTLFLPLSSSYYPSLKSYFDAFPQSIVGEPKGLILADGWSRQIPGNTHAEANALTNFRIKYADILSDGNGEDDGQREGEGYEQGKGSEGKEAKVKGEMLARGECGLTTPSKEVIQLPPIEMVLKDAVCYATLEPCSYRTSGGPSCALELVRAGVRAVYLGVEEPPDFVECEGVRILQDGGVRVVRAVGLEEDCLKAARRGRT
- a CDS encoding ribosomal large subunit biogenesis-related protein, putative (Similar to TIGR gene model, INSD accession AAW42089.1), with amino-acid sequence MANPRQRNKAKSSRSHKPSLNAKRRMHQKLRKAPPLKGPEVLQEKWDKKKTVFQNYAALGLLPSIPVPKGPSTSRSQRVKLPEVPAEIEAENVKVGFGRIIRDEEGNVIDIIIDEDEQEQEEQIEVDEEKKMGPVEAKTEVVKRLEELAASAAPVKRHSSMSERTWLQQLVDKYGDDTEKMARDRKLNVWQKSEGEIKRMIKKAGGAQLLRK